One Equus caballus isolate H_3958 breed thoroughbred chromosome 8, TB-T2T, whole genome shotgun sequence genomic window, GATTGCTTCATTTTGATGAGGAGATTTAGCCAGTTTCGCACAGTGTGGATTTTCCTATCCATTTATTTACTTGATAGTCAAGGAATATTTACTTGGTATCAAAGAATTTaagcaatatatattaaatatctaaTGGTAGTTCCTGGttaggaatataaaaatgaataaagacatGGTCTCTATCTTCAAGTACTACAATCTGGGGAGCTAAGATATGGATAGAACAGAAGCAATTCTAAGTCACTGTGTGACATACTGTTAAAGGAGTACAAATTGAGTCTTCTGAgtccagagaagggagagagaactcCCTTCTGGCTGGATGATCAGAGCAGATTTTAGAAAGAagtatatttttttaaggaattccCTGAAAGATAGAttaggaaagaggaggagaacaTTTTTCAGGAGGAAGGAATAGCATAAGCCAGGCACAGAGGTAGAAAAACGAAAGCCTTGGTGATTAGGATAGAAACTGGCCTGACATTTACACCTTTCCTAGAACCTTAGCTGGGCCTGACCCTCCAGGTCAAGCTTGAGGTTGATTTCTGTGCTTGGGTTTGAGAGATCTTGGGGTAACACTCCAGACAGATCATATATAAGCCCTTCCGGATGTTGATCCATTGATCTAGTTTATTAagaatttgattttttgttattattgtaaaCAATACTTTCTTTGCAACATCTCTGTTATTGGGGCTAAAcatgtttgttttctcttgtatTCACATCTTTTTGTCTTATGGATTTTGGTAATTAAGTTTTCTTAATCTCTGTGAAATTGACACCCAGTTTTTTTTGTGCACAGAATTGGATTCATTGCTAGTGAGCCAGAAAATTATCACTTAACGCAGGGAGGTTTTATTAGTCTTCGGGTCGCCATTTTCAGCCTGTTAAGACGAATAAATGAGCTTTCTACTACTGTGAACGATTGTACGTAAAAGTTCTCTCTGATTAAGAGAAGTTAAGGACCTTTTGGTATACTTAGGTTGTCCTGCTTTTCTTACGTTCACAAAAGAATTTGACAGATGAGATCTCAGTCCCTTTGTGGTGTCTTTTGAACTGAagttttattctttatcttttgtactctgtttaagaaattttattcttatctcaaagtcttatattttattctaactAAACTTAGATTTTCACAATTAGATCTTTAATCtacttataatttattttcattgacattGTGAGGTGTGGAATCCAGTGttattatttttccagatttataaCCAATTGTCTTAGTACCATCAATTAAatactgtccttttcccattggtTTGCCTTCTTTCATATGTCAGGTTTCCATACACACATGGGTCTGCTTTTGTGTGTGATACTGTTTCTTTATTTATAGaaatttctacaaatatttcCATGGTGcacttttgtaatattttaaaattattttatattagtcTGGCATATCGTTTAGCTGCAGCAGAATTTATAACTgactttcaaacatttaaaaaacttcaTCCTATTCTGAAGGAGTATGAACATGGAATGTGCAGATTTTCATGAAGATCTTTTCGCCTTCCTAAAATATTTCTGTAGAAAGGCAAATTGATATGAAGTGAATATGTAAATGCTAAGTGTGGTAAGTTATGGTAAGTCATTGCTTGACAGCTTCAGGAATAGCCACATGGGAGTTACATAGTTTCTTGGGGTCTAGGGTACAGTGGCCGGGCTCTGGGGCTTGCTCATCCACAAGGCCCAGAGATTGGGCTCACGTGATGCAAACACGTTTACTTTTTAACAGATTTTTACCAAAAAGGCACTTTGCTCATTTTTACTTACTATCTATTTATTACCATGATACAGGATATTGTCTCCTGTTTCTGttgattctttttcttgttgacttttaaaaatttcaacatgattttatacatattgTTATTCCCATATACATAGATTGTTTTACTTTACTTATATTTCATAACAGCTGCTTTCTAATGGAAGGTAGCAATTCATCTTAATCATACATCAACAAAATATCTAAATTCCATTGTGTGATGGTTTTACATTTACAAATGTACCCATCACAAACAGAGTGCGTGGATTCTTATTCTTGTCAAGAGATTAGATATTGGGATCCTGTCTACTCAAAAGGAGTGACTTGCCAGCTAAAGTATATTGTCACtatattctctatttcatgtTTGTGGATGGccatacaaaacaaaacaaaaatgttaataacTTAAATATTACATCTTTAAACTTAGGTAGAAGATAATGCTACTTGGATAGTGAGTTCATCTAATATATAACTTAATATAATGTTTAAAAGTAACTGgtgccttggggctggcctggcggctcagtggttaagtttgcacgttccacttcagtggcctagggttggctggttcgaatcctgggtgtggacatggcactgcttggcaagccatgctgtggcaggcatcccacatataaagtagaggaagatgggcgtggatgttagctcagggctagtcttcctcagcaaaaagaggaggattggcagcaggtgttagctcagggctaatcttcctcaaaaaaaaagtaactggTGCCCAaatatttgtacttattttttaCAACTTGCTCAAAAACATAGTATGTGACAGTAAGACTTTTAAAATTGCTTCTTCCTTTATGGGGGTGATATCGCTGATCCCCTAATAGGTTGTCTGATCTGAGTAGTTTTTACTAAAAATGATTTCATGCAGATTCTATCTGCACAGTAACCAAGTCCTATCTAGAACTAAAGTAAACATTTGGAAGCTCTCTCTCAACTCCCACCATGTGTTAATTGCTATAGTACTAATGGGTTTGTGTTACAGTTGTTATGATGTGCACATTACCACACAGTGCTGGTATGTAGTAGGGGCTTAGTAAATGCCCAGTGAATTAATGAATGTCATCACACTTACTTAGGCTTTTGCCGGGAAACTGAGTGGTGCTAAACTTATGGGTGGAGAGATCAAATCTTGCTCTCAgttttattagcatttttctCAAAGCTAATCATCTTGTTATGGCACTATACTTTGATGGTTGCAGAAACTGCAGAACTTGGCCATAGAGGAAATGAAACATTATGCATAGGTTAAACAGAATGTCTTTGCAAAGCAGTTATTACTGTGATCAATTAATATGACTTTGGGTGTCAGAATTCTTTTGTATGAAATGATGTTCAGAAAGTCTTTGCAGAATTGAAATCCTATCATTTCAGTGATGAAACAGTATACAAAGAAGTTTAGAAAGTATATTTTTGGATACAGAAGTAAAAATTTGCCATGGGAAAttacagaaaaaagaggaagaaataataattctGGAAGTATGCTTCATAGTCTTCTTCCACATAGACCTACACTAGACATATCTAGTTTGTACGGGTGTGCCCTAGAGGTGGGAGTGTTTCAAGATGTGAGCATTCAGCTTCTCTTTcgtctgtgctgggcactgggaatGGGGAGGTGGATGGGCTCAAGGAACTCTTGGGTATAGAGGGACAATTTTAGACTTTTTACAGATAATTTATCACAGATTatggaattctttttatttattttacagatgtttaaatatttaaaaacatgtataaGTTGTTGAGGAATCACCCAGGTTCGTTATTCCTCGAGTTTGATGTGCTGCCTCTTTATTGAGTGTTCGCTGTCTGGGGGACACAGACTCGTGCTGGGCAGAGTCAGGGAGCGGTGTGCATTGGTGCTGAAGAGGAGTGTGGGtctgctggaggaggcaggaaagacAGGAGCGCTGACCCATCATTAAGGAGAAAACCAAAgcaaagtggagaaagaaaagagggaggttAGGGTTTGTTCTTGGAGCATTACCAAAGATTTGTCAAACGCTGGTTATGTAGCGGGCAGTGATCTACGACTCTGCTGGGTGAGACGGAAAAAATCCTGTCCTAATGGAGCTTACCTTCCTATGAAGATACTCAGGTGTCCTTGTTCAGAAGCTAAAGGGTTAAAACTGAGTAAGATAAAACTTTTGTGGAAATGCATTTTAAtatgactttttttaatttatttttttattttagaaaatggctCCAAAGGGTAAATGAAGCTGGAAAAATACATAGATGCAGCATTGCAGCCTCTCCAGATGTTTGAGAAtaatatttcagagagaaattgaTCCCCTTGGATTAGGTAACTAGTCATAATGAAGAAAATTAGTCTTAAAACCTTCCGGAAGTCTTTCAACTTgaataaaagtaaagaagaaacGGATTTCATGGTAGTACAACAACCATCACTAGCAAGTGATTTTGGAAAAGATGATTCCTTATTTGGTAGCTGCTATGGTAAAGATATGGCAAGCTGTGATATCAACAGTGAAGATGAAAAAGGTGGCAAAAATAGATCCAAAAGTGAAAGCCTCATGGGTACGTTAAAAAGACGGCTCTCTGCCAAACAGAAGCAGAAAGGCAAGGGCAGCACGGCCTCTGGGAGCTCTGCCGACGAGgacaccttctcctcctcctcagcaccCATCGTCTTTAAAGATGTGAGAGCTCAAAGGCCGATGAGGTCCACTTCCCTCCGCAACCATCACTACAGCCCCACGCCGTGGCCTCTTCGACCTACCAACTCTGAGGAGACGTGTATCAAAATGGAGGTGAGAGTCAAAGCCTTGGTTCACTCGTCCAGTCCAAGCCCAGCACTGAATGGTGTTCGGAAGGATTTTCACGACCTTCAGTCTGAAACTGTGTGCCAAGAACAAAGTAGCTCCCTGAAGAGTTCGGAATCTCAGAATGGAGACTTGCATCTTCACCTTGATGAACATGTGCCTGTAGTTATTGGACTTATGCCTCAGGACTACATTCAGTATACTGTGCCTTTAGATGAGGGGATGTACCCTTTGGAAGGATCACGTAGCTATTGTCTGGACAGTTCTTCTCCCATGGAAGTCTCTGCAGTCCCTCCTCAAGTGGGAGGGAACTCCTTCTCTGAAGACGAGAATCAGGTGGACCAGGACCTAGTCGTGGCCCAGGAGATCTTTGTGGATCAGTCGGTGAATGGCTTGTTGATTGGCACCACGGGAGTCATGTTGCAGAGCCCGAGAGCAAGTCATGATGACGTCCCTCCACTCTCACCATTGCTACCTCCAATGCAGACTAATCAAATCCAAAGGAACTTCAGTGGCCTCACCGGCGCGGATGCCCACGTGGCTGAAAGTATGCGCTGTCATTTGAATTTTGATCCTAACTCTGCCCCTGGGGTTGCAAGAGTTTATGACTCAGTGCAGAGTAGTGGTCCCATGGTTGTGACAAGCCTTACTGAGGAGCTGAAAAAACTTGCAAAGCAAGGATGGTACTGGGGACCAATCACACGCTGGGAGGCAGAAGGGAAGTTAGCGAATGTGCCAGATGGTTCTTTTCTTGTTCGGGATAGTTCTGATGACCGTTATCTTTTAAGCTTGAGCTTTCGCTCCCATGGCAAAACACTTCACACTAGAATTGAACACTCAAACGGTAGGTTTAGCTTTTATGAACAACCAGATGTGGAAGGACATACGTCTATAGTTGATCTAATTGAGCATTCAATCAGGGACTCTGAAAATGGAGCTTTTTGTTATTCAAGGTCTCGGTTGCCTGGCTCTGCGACGTACCCCGTCAGGCTGACCCATCCCGTGTCGCGGTTCATGCAGGTGCGCTCCCTGCAGTACCTGTGTCGGTTTGTCATACGTCAGTACACCAGAATAGACTTGATTCAGAAACTGCCTTTGCCAAACAAAATGAAGGATTATTTACAGGAGAAGCACTACTGAAAGATGATGAGAACCCTGCATCTTGCACTTTGggaataagaaaaagagattgaaataacAGTTTACAAACTTTAATTGCTATCAGTTCTTTTGCTGCCATACTATTTCAGTTTTATGTGTAAAAGAGTAATCAGTTTGTTTAGGGGTGGGGAAGTGTTGGCAAGGTGTCTTgggtttattttggttttttaaaaagagaagtctTGAGGTTTTAGAAGTGTGCATTATCTTTCATCAATGTGCAGAATAATCACAATGTGAATTATCAGATTCTCCTTAACCCCCCCTCCCCAAGTCCTTTGCTGCTATCCACTGTGATTTTTATGCATTAAAAGCACATTTCATGTGTATTCAGCCCTAAGTAAAGTTGAATGAAACTTAGAGTGAAAATTGTTATGTCTCTTTAAATGGCCCATTTTCAAAGATAGTGTTGGGTAAACGTACCCTTATGATAAAACACAGAATTTACGCATACACTGAAAATGATTTGTAATCTCATACTTTAGAAAGATTTATTTAGAATTATGAATCAACATAATCTTGGGTAATGGAATGCAAATCTGCATTGTATCTTTTACAACActcatttctaaattatttttaaggttgTGCTATTTTTTTGGTTATGTAAAGTTgaatttttctgttgctttcattttcatcttgTGGTTTGTCTATTTTAATAAATGGccttacattaaaaaatcataaagaaatgaaTACCGTCAGTTTAGAAATTGTTGCCTTTTCCGTCATTAAACTCTGGTAAAAATTGGCATAACATGTAAAGACCTATGGAACTAGAACTATTATTAAAGAAATACTAGATGATCATAGTTTCCTGTGATAGCAATTTTTTTGTGTTATCTATActtttctttggtaaaatgttttATCTGTGATTTCTTCAGCTTAGTCAGTGTTTTTTCTTGGGTGAACTTGATGTAGAACTGATTTTCATAAGTGGACTAGATTCTCTTGCAACATTGAAGTTTATCTAAGTTTTAAATTGATTTGAATAGaaagacaacatgattttaaagttGGATTTATATAATTCTTTATGTAGTCACTGTTAGTATGTACTAGATTCGACCCTTCCTTCCCCctactaaaaaaacaaaaaccaaaacccagaaaAACCCGATTACTTTAGTTGAAAAATTGTGGAAATTGTGGAGCATCgtgtaagaaaaatattaaaatcatatcaTGTATATGGAAGTCTTATTGCCTACCATATAtacttccatttaaaaataggctttctatttgtttctttttaatttagctAAGTCTTAAGTAAATTGGCATCATTAGTATCTTTTTGAGTCAGTCCTTGGGGGGGACTCGCTAAGAACTTTTTAGTTATTTTGAATGCAGTGTTTACTCACTGCACTGTTCTTTAGTGTAGTTTTGGGATTACCCCAACCAGAAAATGTTTCCAGCTACACAACTTTAAAGGGAAATGTTTCCGTCACAGATGAAAGAGGTAATTTAAGACATTTCTTCCTTTGCagctcagttttcctctctcttacCTCCATTTAAAAACAAGAGTCAAGGTCTTAGGTCAAAATTAGTTGACATTCAGACATATCAGTGTCCCcgtgtttttctctgttttttttaggGTCAGAACTGAGAATTACCAAGAAAAGGCACAATGCCATAATATCATGTTATGGTATTTTGACTTAAAGGGGGAAAGGTACTTAATTTTGGTGGAATGTTGATTGTACCTTGTCACAAagactcctctttcattttctgaTATGTTTTCACCTACTAAGATGGCATATGGAGTATACTGTAATAATATAATTTAAGTATTCACTATAAGCTATTTGGATTAAGAACTATTACAGAGTTGTAAACTTATCAAAGTAATGCAAGacatttaaactatttttttgcaaaactatttatttttaaacaatttaaaatatatctaggGTGAGTTAAAAGTCCCTGTGCATCTATATTAGATGGCAGGTGTCGTCACAGAGTCACTGTGTATTAATAATAAATGTTGAAGTGGCTTCTCCGTGTTTCTAGAAGCATTTACATGTACTCTTTGTGAGGTCATGGTGCACAGAGGTCTTTGGACTGCCCTGAACCCCGTCTTACCATGTCGCTATAGCCTGTTCCCCACGTTTTCCCCATGATACCATGTGTTTAAGATCTAGCCATTTAGTTTCAAGTTAAGGTTATTCTGATTTTCAtctaagtgtttttaaaattgtattttctgtttttatggaGGGGCAAGCCTTGATACTGTTCTAATTCAGCCAATTTTATGTGCTTTTGTATATTCgtaatataaaatactttaaaagtaaaatgccCTATTCTAATTCAATTTGAAATTGCTAAGGTCTGATAGCGTATGGTAAAAGTAAAAGTATTTGCCAAGAAATTATTTACAAACAAAGTGAGCAGTATTGTagtatttcctgcttttttgtAGAGAGCTCCATTTGGCATAGGCAACACAACGTAATGTGGAAGATTGGCCTTATAGGAGACTACAACAGTCTGGGTGAAAatggaaaggggaaaagagagaaaatcttcaTCCTGTACTTTGGTCTAGGTACAATTTGGGTAAATTTCTGAATTCTATTGAATAGTGGCTTAGATGACATGGACATAATCTGTAAGTGAGTTTTAAATATGTGCTTCTAAAAATCTGAGctcaaggcaagaaaaagaaaacaggaaaactgtATCCTTTTGCCATAATAAATGAATCAGAGTtgattttatcaaatatttcatcACAAAACATGATGGAAGCCAGAAGCTATTTTCAGGCTTACTAGGAGACTattatgcatttttataaataataaagcatAGAAAGTACTTGAAAAATGtgtcactctttctctttcaaagGAAAACTGTTCTCTTTCTGCTTGGTGCAATAATCTGAAAATTTCGAAGGTCAAAAATATTATATCACAGGAAATGATCATAGaactaaaaatagtttttaaggaAACCAGCTACACAGGGCAGCCATCTTGCTGTTGAAGAAAATCATGTGCCAAAGGCTAAATCGTTGGCGtttaggaaataaaacaaagtataCATTATAATTTCTGAGCCAGTATTATTGAAACAGGATAAAAGTTACTAAAATCTTAAATAGGTTATATATAATGTCTCTGCTAGTGCTACAGGTCTAAATATCTTAACAATGCTTTCAGAAATGCCAGTTTTAATCATTGTACATTTCACATTGTATATGAGAGATAATTGCTTTATGAAtgattcaaaataatattttaaaacttaatggCTTTTCATTGGATGTGAGGtcttaatttgaaaatgaaatcacaCTACCAGCAATAGACAAGTTTTGTTGAAAACTCTAATAAGGAACAATCGCCAGTTCCATacaaactttaaaattctaaaataaagtaTTGGTACGCTAGTAATCACAAATCTGgtttcttttaatacttttttaatcCTGTAAAGAAAGTTTTTTATAAACATCCTTTTTATTAATCAGATATAATGTGGCGAATGTGTAGTTGCTGTTTCTGAAAAGTGATCCAAACTCTACATCCAGAGATGATGAAAAATTCTTACAGAATTTTGTATTAAGTATACATGTTCGGTTAATGACATTTTATAGTCGTTGGA contains:
- the SOCS6 gene encoding suppressor of cytokine signaling 6: MKKISLKTFRKSFNLNKSKEETDFMVVQQPSLASDFGKDDSLFGSCYGKDMASCDINSEDEKGGKNRSKSESLMGTLKRRLSAKQKQKGKGSTASGSSADEDTFSSSSAPIVFKDVRAQRPMRSTSLRNHHYSPTPWPLRPTNSEETCIKMEVRVKALVHSSSPSPALNGVRKDFHDLQSETVCQEQSSSLKSSESQNGDLHLHLDEHVPVVIGLMPQDYIQYTVPLDEGMYPLEGSRSYCLDSSSPMEVSAVPPQVGGNSFSEDENQVDQDLVVAQEIFVDQSVNGLLIGTTGVMLQSPRASHDDVPPLSPLLPPMQTNQIQRNFSGLTGADAHVAESMRCHLNFDPNSAPGVARVYDSVQSSGPMVVTSLTEELKKLAKQGWYWGPITRWEAEGKLANVPDGSFLVRDSSDDRYLLSLSFRSHGKTLHTRIEHSNGRFSFYEQPDVEGHTSIVDLIEHSIRDSENGAFCYSRSRLPGSATYPVRLTHPVSRFMQVRSLQYLCRFVIRQYTRIDLIQKLPLPNKMKDYLQEKHY